The Solanum pennellii chromosome 11, SPENNV200 genome contains a region encoding:
- the LOC107004314 gene encoding flavonol sulfotransferase-like — MKYKEIISSLPRREVSQNFTSFDYYQYKGFWFPLAFLESILFMEQNFKAQPCNIFLCGSLKTGTTWLKSLVFSIMTRHHFDDSTNPILTKLPHDCIPTLEIDCDINFTSLDDTKFPLLGTHLPYTCLPQSIIDSKCKIIYICREPKDTFVSTWHYTKKLEETIPEFKDNPITLEQEIEWFLEGKSLYGPYWDHVSEYLKATSTKPNNTLSYVKKLAEFMGKPFSKEEEDQFVPEKIVATCEFGNLSNLEVNKSGSHNPKPGIKVNNNAFFRKGEIGDWKNLLSEDMAKSIDNITKEKLQSLIWD, encoded by the exons atgaaatacaaagagATAATTTCATCCCTCCCTAGAAGAGaagtttctcaaaattttacttCTTTTGATTACTATCAATACAAAGGCTTTTGGTTCCCTTTAGCCTTTTTagaatcaattttatttatggaACAAAATTTCAAAGCACAACcttgtaatatttttctttgtggTTCTCTAAAAACAGGCACCACTTGGCTTAAATCTTTGGTCTTTTCTATTATGACAAGACATCATTTTGATGACTCTACAAATCCTATACTCACAAAACTTCCTCATGATTGTATACCAACATTAGAAATTGATTGTGACATCAATTTCACTTCTCTTGATGATACAAAGTTCCCATTATTAGGCACACATCTTCCATACACTTGTTTGCCACAATCTATAATAGATTCAAAGTGTAAGATCATTTATATATGTAGAGAACCAAAAGACACATTTGTTTCAACATGGCATTACACTAAAAAGCTTGAAGAAACCATCCCTGAATTCAAAGATAACCCTATCACACTCGAACAAGAAATCGAGTGGTTTCTTGAAGGGAAATCCTTGTATGGACCTTATTGGGATCACGTGTCTGAATATCTAAAAGCAA cctccacaaagcccaacaatacGTTGAGTTATGTGAAGAAATTGGCTGAGTTTATGGGAAAACCATTTTCTAAAGAGGAAGAGGATCAATTTGTACCTGAAAAAATAGTGGCAACTTGTGAGTTTGGAAATTTAAGTAATTTAGAGGTGAATAAGAGTGGATCGCATAATCCAAAACCTGGGATAAAAGTTAATAATAATGCGTTTTTTCGTAAAGGAGAAATTGGAGATTGGAAGAATCTTTTGAGTGAAGATATGGCAAAATCAATTGACAACATAACTAAGGAAAAACTTCAATCTTTAATTTGGGactga
- the LOC107004335 gene encoding acylsugar acyltransferase 3-like, with protein MIFYQDYYINVNVNLLSAIQIKNIELKMASSTILSRKIIKPSPSIPSSHRHYNLSFRDQTANNLYLPIAALYSKPENHTITQISNILENSLSKLLFFYYPFGGRIKDNKYVDCNDIGAEYFNVHINCQMSEILSNPYNDAIEIVFPQNMAWGNSLSEERSSLLVVQLSHFDCGGVGISICLSHKVADGYSGCKFLSDWVSMARDDHKLNFQLSCQFDGPSFFPPIDNPPPMPNVVPDPQRCVSRMYNLSSATLLKLKDVVVSTNPQILNPSRIEVATALFHKCGVDVSMAKSGVFRPTVLFHVMNLRPPIPFNTIGNATCLFSTRAMSIDSITLPNYVGELQKAKQQLRYGLKDMNTNELALHAIKKIKEIVNIAKEYCFDMYFCSSLCTFGSSKIDFGWGSPLRVTHVKDPMKNKFVFMDDPSGEGINVLITLTEADMLLFESNKELLEFASPVVQSLE; from the coding sequence atgaTATTTTACCAAGACTACTATataaatgtgaatgtgaacCTATTAAGtgcaattcaaattaaaaacataGAGCTAAAAATGGCCTCATCAACAATTCTTTCAAGAAAAATCATTAAGCCTTCTCCCTCCATCCCTTCTTCACATAGACATTACAATCTCTCATTTAGAGATCAAACAGCTAATAATCTATATTTACCAATTGCTGCCTTGTACTCTAAACCTGAAAATCACACCATAACTCAAATATCCAATATTCTTGAAAATTCCCTTTCAAAactattattcttttattatccCTTCGGGGGACGTATCAAGGATAATAAGTATGTTGATTGCAATGATATAGGCGCTGAGTATTTTAATGTTCATATCAATTGTCAAATGTCTGAAATACTTAGCAATCCGTATAATGATGCTATTGAGATAGTGTTCCCACAAAATATGGCTTGGGGTAATTCCTTATCAGAAGAAAGAAGTAGCCTTCTAGTGGTTCAATTGAGCCATTTTGATTGTGGTGGAGTGGGAATTAGTATATGTCTATCCCACAAGGTTGCTGATGGGTATAGCGGGTGTAAGTTCCTTAGTGATTGGGTTTCTATGGCTAGAGACGATCATAAATTAAATTTCCAACTATCTTGTCAGTTTGATGGACCTTCGTTCTTTCCACCAATAGATAATCCTCCACCTATGCCTAATGTTGTGCCTGACCCACAACGATGTGTGTCAAGGATGTACAATTTGTCATCAGCTACCTTGctcaaactcaaggatgttgtTGTTTCAACAAATCCACAAATACTAAATCCATCTCGCATTGAAGTTGCCACAGCACTTTTTCATAAGTGTGGGGTTGATGTGTCAATGGCAAAATCAGGCGTGTTTAGACCAACTGTGTTATTCCATGTAATGAATTTACGCCCTCCTATTCCATTCAACACAATAGGAAATGCTACTTGTCTCTTTAGCACAAGAGCAATGAGCATAGATAGCATAACATTACCAAACTATGTTGGTGAGTTACAAAAGGCTAAACAACAACTTCGATACGGATTGAAAGATATGAACACAAATGAACTAGCCTTAcatgcaataaaaaaaattaaagagattgTAAACATAGCAAAGGAGTATTGTTTTGACATGTATTTTTGCTCAAGTTTGTGCACTTTTGGGTCAAGTAAGATTGATTTTGGATGGGGTAGCCCCCTAAGAGTGACTCATGTGAAAGAtccaatgaaaaataaatttgttttcaTGGATGATCCAAGTGGTGAAGGAATAAATGTACTTATCACTTTGACTGAGGCTGATATGTTACTATTTGAGAGTAACAAAGAGCTTCTAGAGTTTGCTTCTCCTGTTGTCCAGTCACTAGAATAA
- the LOC107004236 gene encoding acylsugar acyltransferase 3-like yields MASSTILSRKIIKPSPPTPSSHRHYNLSFRDQTANTLYLPIAALYSKPENHTITQISNILENSLSKILFFYYPFAGQIKDNKYVDCNDTGAEYFHVKVNCQMSEILSNPYNDAIEIVFPQNMAWSDSLSKERSSLVVVQLSHFDCGGVGVSLCVSHKIADGYSAFKFLGDWISMARDDHKLNFQPSPQFDGALFLPPIDNPPPMPNVVPDPQRCVSRMYNLSSSSLSKLKDIIVSTNSQIQNPSRIEVATALIHKCGVDVSMAKSGVFRPTMLYQVMNLRPLIPLNTMGNATCLFSTIAMTKDNVTLSNYVGELQKAKQQLRHELKHMDTNELASHAIEKLKEIVKIANEDVFDIYFCTSLCTFGSHKIDFGWGSPLRVTQVKHPTKNKFMLLDDPSGEGINVLITLTEADMLLFQNNKELLEFASPVVESSLLGSTLPLNVGLSDVK; encoded by the coding sequence ATGGCCTCATCAACAATTCTTTCAAGAAAAATCATTAAACCTTCTCCCCCCACCCCTTCTTCACATAGACATTACAATCTCTCTTTTAGAGATCAAACAGCTAATACTCTATATTTACCAATTGCTGCCTTGTACTCTAAACCTGAAAATCACACCATAACTCAAATATCCAATATTCTTGAAAATTccctttcaaaaatattattcttttattatccCTTCGCGGGACAAATCAAGGATAATAAGTATGTTGATTGCAATGATACAGGTGCTGAGTATTTTCATGTCAAAGTCAATTGTCAAATGTCTGAAATACTTAGCAATCCTTATAATGATGCTATTGAGATAGTGTTCCCACAAAATATGGCTTGGAGTGATTCCTTGTCAAAAGAAAGAAGTAGCCTTGTAGTGGTCCAATTGAGTCATTTTGATTGTGGTGGAGTGGGAGTTAGCTTATGTGTATCCCACAAGATTGCTGATGGGTACAGCGCGTTTAAGTTCCTTGGTGATTGGATTTCTATGGCTAGAGACGATCATAAATTAAATTTCCAACCATCTCCTCAGTTTGATGGAGCTTTGTTCCTTCCACCAATAGATAATCCTCCACCTATGCCTAATGTTGTGCCTGACCCACAACGATGTGTGTCAAGAATGTACAATTTGTCATCATCGAGCTTGTCTAAACTCAAGGATATTATTGTTTCAACAAATTCACAAATACAAAATCCATCTCGCATTGAAGTTGCCACAGCacttattcataagtgtgggGTTGATGTGTCAATGGCAAAATCAGGCGTGTTTAGACCAACTATGTTATACCAGGTAATGAATTTACGCCCCCTTATTCCACTCAACACAATGGGAAATGCTACTTGTCTCTTTAGCACAATAGCAATGACAAAAGATAACGTAACATTATCAAACTATGTTGGTGAGTTACAAAAGGCTAAACAACAACTTCGACATGAATTGAAACATATGGACACAAATGAACTAGCCTCACATGCAATTGAAAAACTTAAAGAGATTGTAAAGATAGCAAATGAGGATGTATTTGACATATATTTTTGTACAAGTTTGTGCACTTTTGGGTCACATAAGATTGATTTTGGATGGGGTAGCCCCCTAAGAGTGACTCAAGTGAAACAtccaactaaaaataaatttatgttactGGATGATCCAAGTGGAGAAGGGATAAATGTACTAATCACTTTGACTGAGGCTGATATGTTACTATTTCAAAATAACAAAGAGCTTCTAGAGTTTGCTTCTCCAGTTGTTGAATCGTCTTTGTTAGGGAGCACTTTACCTCTCAACGTGGGACTTTCTGAcgtgaaataa
- the LOC107004347 gene encoding F-box/LRR-repeat protein At1g67190, whose product MDYLPVEVVGNILSHLGAARDVIVASATCRKWREACQKHLHTLSFNSHDWPLYRDLSTSRLEILITQTLFQTTHLQGLSILMDDVDEFSASTVVAWLMYTRESLQWLFYNVRTNPNINILDICGRQKLEMLVLAHNSVSGVEPNYQRFLCLKSLSLSYVSISALDLNLLLTACPKIEILALVNPEIAMSDAQVTVELNSTTLKSIYIEAISLDKFILEADSLENLHLKDCALELFELVGKGTLKYFKIDDVSIIHLDVGESVDNLETVDVSNFTINWSKFYQMISKSSTMTSLRLWDVVFDEEDEIVDVETIALCFPQLNHLAVSYDLRDDLREGILHYGLQGLSLLENVNVLELGSTVINDVFTQWVTALLQRCPNLTKLVIHGVISETKTPEECQMLANFTSSIVQLMRRYLHVDIQFEFE is encoded by the coding sequence ATGGATTACCTTCCTGTTGAGGTCGTTGGGAATATCCTCTCTCACCTCGGAGCAGCGAGGGATGTGATTGTAGCATCTGCAACGTGTAGAAAGTGGCGGGAGGCTTGTCAGAAACACCTCCATACCCTTTCATTCAATTCTCATGACTGGCCACTCTATCGAGACCTAAGTACTAGTAGGCTAGAGATACTGATTACTCAGACATTGTTTCAGACAACACATTTACAAGGTTTATCGATATTGATGGATGATGTTGATGAGTTTTCAGCTTCCACTGTAGTTGCTTGGCTCATGTATACAAGAGAATCGTTGCAATGGTTGTTTTACAATGTCCGTACTAATCCAAATATCAACATTCTTGATATATGCGGGCGACAGAAGTTGGAAATGTTGGTGCTTGCTCATAATTCAGTATCAGGGGTTGAACCAAATTATCAGAGGTTCCTCTGTTTAAAATCACTTTCGTTAAGTTACGTTAGTATTTCAGCATTGGATCTTAATTTGTTACTGACAGCATGTCCAAAGATTGAAATTTTAGCCCTTGTGAATCCCGAGATCGCAATGTCAGATGCACAGGTAACTGTTGAGCTGAACAGCACTACACTAAAGAGTATCTACATTGAAGCGATAAGTTTGGACAAGTTTATATTGGAGGCTGATAGCCTTGAGAATCTGCACTTGAAAGATTGTGCACTTGAGCTTTTTGAGCTCGTCGGTAAAGGAACTTTGAAGTATTTCAAGATTGATGATGTTAGTATAATACATCTTGATGTTGGTGAGTCTGTTGATAATCTTGAAACCGTTGATGTAAGTAATTTCACCATAAATTGGTCCAAGTTTTATCAGATGATCTCGAAATCATCTACAATGACAAGTCTCAGGTTATGGGACGTCGTGTTTGATGAAGAGGATGAGATAGTGGATGTCGAAACAATTGCACTTTGCTTCCCACAGTTAAACCATCTTGCGGTTAGTTATGATTTACGAGATGACTTACGTGAAGGAATTCTCCACTATGGTTTACAAGGACTATCTCTGTTAGAGAATGTCAATGTGTTGGAGCTGGGATCAACGGTAATTAATGACGTATTTACGCAATGGGTTACTGCTCTACTGCAACGATGCCCTAATCTCACTAAATTAGTCATTCACGGAGTGATTTCCGAGACTAAAACACCTGAAGAGTGTCAAATGTTAGCCAACTTTACCTCATCTATTGTTCAGCTGATGAGGCGATACTTACACGTAGATATTCAGTTTGAATTTGAGTAG